ATGCATAGCATCACACATCGAACCACCATTCCCGCATGAAATGACTTTATTCCCCTTTTTAAATGCATCGGAAAGTAGTTTTCCGGCAGCTTCAATCGCCTCAATATTTTTTGGCTCTCCTATAAACTGCTGCAATACCTTTTGGGCCTCGTTCAGGTTGTTCTCAATCAATGATTTGCTCATGGTTCAATTTGTTTTCAAAACATAAAATTAAGTCTTTTGGCATAACATTTGAAATTATTGGAAGGAATTTATATATTTACCCTATACTAATTGCTATACATATGAAAAAAATCTTTACTACTCTTACCTTAATAATGGCTTTTGTTGTTTCTCAGGCTCAAACAACCAAACCTACAGCAGATGACAACAATTGTTATACAAAATGGGCTCAGAAATTTCAGGACAGAGGTGCCGAAGATGTTGCAGATGGTAGTTATGCCGATGTGATTATCTCTATCCGTAATGGTTCTGATGCTGAATGTTACAATGGGAAATGTGACGTGAAAGGCGGACAAATTACAGCGATGTATATAAAATTAGAAGATGGTTCATTTGAACAAATCAAGAAAAAATCACGTTATGAAAATGTGCCATTGATAATTACTAACGGAATGTCGAGTCCGCTTTTAACAATGGAAAGCGAATTGATTAACGTACTTTTTATCAAAAAAATTAAACCGAAAAAAGCTGGATTTGTGAAGGCTGCAGAGCCAACAGATGATTAAGAAATAATATTTTTAAATGAAAGCCCTTGAGTAATCGAGGGGCTTTTTTTATGTTAGTTTAGCCACCAAATGGCTCCATTCAAGAGAGAGGCAAAACTCACCCAAAGCAAATAAGGTAGTTGTAATAAAGCTGCTGTTTTATTTATTTTATAGAAAATCAAAATCATAAAAAGAATGCTCATCCAAATCATCAGGATTTCGAGTAATGCAATTCCTAATAGGTGATATTTGAAAAACAAAAAACTCCATAAAAAATTTAAAAACAGTTGAATCAAGAAGATAATAATTGCCTTCTGTCTATGTACATGTTGCTTTTCATTTAAGATCATATAAAAAGAAATGCCCATTAAAATATACAAGGCCGTCCAAACCGGACCAAATAGATAATTCGGTGGATTGAAGAAGGGCTTGTTTATTGTTGTATACCATCCGGTTATGCTGTCGGATGTGGCAATTCCTGATACAGCTCCAATCGTGAGTGTAAACAAAATGCACATAATTAATAAAATGATTTTTTTCATATTAGTTCATTTTTCCAAAACGCTTTTCAATGGCGATGGTTCGGTAGTCAAATATTTCTTTCAATTGTTTTTTTATAATCATCGTATTTGCAATGGAACCTAGAAAACCAAAGGGTGGTTGGTAGTTTACAATATCTGTCATTAGCACACCACCTTCAATGGGTTCAATTTTGTGCTGGTGATGCCACAT
This window of the Bacteroidota bacterium genome carries:
- a CDS encoding SIS domain-containing protein; amino-acid sequence: MSKSLIENNLNEAQKVLQQFIGEPKNIEAIEAAGKLLSDAFKKGNKVISCGNGGSMCDAMH
- a CDS encoding tryptophan-rich sensory protein yields the protein MKKIILLIMCILFTLTIGAVSGIATSDSITGWYTTINKPFFNPPNYLFGPVWTALYILMGISFYMILNEKQHVHRQKAIIIFLIQLFLNFLWSFLFFKYHLLGIALLEILMIWMSILFMILIFYKINKTAALLQLPYLLWVSFASLLNGAIWWLN